Proteins encoded within one genomic window of Alcanivorax sp. REN37:
- a CDS encoding DcaP family trimeric outer membrane transporter: protein MKTPATTLSLSIALALAAPLAHGAVDIEQRLAELEAELAEMKADSADNVRRNPAGGFVVGNTTLRFSGYMKGDVSVSDRGYQGGKAWEVVTAAGVKSTDKDLGYRTTLSARQSQFAFSTSTPVGENTFRTFVSVDFYGEDTKANELVSNSYAPRLREAYGSYGRLLVGQTWSTFTDLMGVGELVGFGQHASVNFVRQAMVRYTHPFDGGKLELAMENPEDTGAGNQDVPDLIARLSFNGNWGYVSAAAAVRRMALDNATGRDYQWTDAYSLTARIPTVGKDDIRLQVNYGNVGRYMGLRSFPDAVVEQGGTSIHGVDAWGYSAIYRHFWTEKLRSSLAWSDSAIRERGRYAATANARYSTASLNLLYSPIRPLTYGIELQRYDLEEVGGTKHELNRVQFSAWYHF from the coding sequence ATGAAAACACCTGCCACCACTCTGAGTTTGAGCATTGCCCTGGCGCTGGCTGCGCCGCTGGCCCACGGCGCGGTGGATATCGAACAGCGCCTGGCGGAATTGGAAGCGGAACTGGCGGAAATGAAAGCCGACAGCGCCGACAACGTGCGCCGCAACCCGGCCGGCGGTTTCGTCGTCGGCAATACTACGCTGCGCTTTTCCGGCTACATGAAAGGCGACGTGTCGGTGTCGGATCGCGGTTATCAAGGCGGTAAGGCCTGGGAAGTGGTCACCGCTGCCGGCGTCAAGAGCACCGATAAAGACCTCGGCTACCGCACCACACTGTCGGCGCGGCAGAGCCAGTTCGCGTTTTCCACCAGCACCCCGGTGGGCGAGAACACCTTCCGCACCTTCGTGTCGGTGGACTTTTACGGTGAAGACACCAAGGCCAACGAGTTGGTCTCGAACAGCTACGCCCCGCGTCTGCGTGAAGCTTACGGCAGTTACGGCCGGCTGTTGGTGGGCCAGACCTGGTCGACCTTCACTGACCTGATGGGGGTGGGTGAACTGGTGGGCTTCGGCCAGCACGCCAGCGTCAACTTCGTGCGTCAGGCGATGGTGCGCTACACCCATCCGTTCGACGGCGGCAAGCTGGAACTGGCGATGGAAAACCCGGAAGACACCGGCGCCGGCAACCAAGACGTGCCCGACTTGATCGCGCGGCTGAGCTTCAACGGCAACTGGGGCTATGTGTCGGCGGCCGCAGCGGTGCGCCGCATGGCGCTGGATAATGCCACCGGCCGCGACTATCAGTGGACCGACGCCTACAGCCTGACCGCGCGCATCCCAACCGTGGGCAAGGACGACATTCGCCTGCAAGTGAACTACGGCAACGTCGGCCGCTACATGGGCCTGCGCAGCTTCCCCGATGCGGTGGTGGAGCAGGGCGGCACCAGCATTCACGGGGTCGATGCCTGGGGCTACTCGGCCATCTACCGCCACTTCTGGACCGAAAAACTGCGCAGTTCGCTGGCCTGGTCCGACAGCGCCATCCGCGAACGCGGCCGCTATGCCGCTACCGCCAATGCGCGCTACAGCACCGCGTCACTGAACCTGCTGTACTCGCCGATCCGTCCGCTGACCTACGGCATCGAACTGCAACGCTACGACTTGGAAGAAGTGGGCGGCACCAAGCACGAACTGAACCGGGTGCAGTTCTCGGCCTGGTACCACTTCTGA
- a CDS encoding PaaI family thioesterase has product MVWTTADEVQWNLSNPFRQFLGVQVGGIEDGEAEILLPVGPQLLQAYGVVHGGVYCTLIDTVLGTAVRAAAGYDARPATLDLNVSFLRAAGPGQLRACARIIKPGRRVMVGLGEVYDADGHQVAVGRGSFMVGAAPPD; this is encoded by the coding sequence ATGGTCTGGACCACCGCGGATGAAGTGCAATGGAACCTCAGCAATCCGTTCCGCCAGTTCCTCGGCGTGCAAGTGGGCGGCATCGAGGACGGTGAAGCGGAGATCCTGCTGCCGGTGGGGCCGCAGCTATTGCAGGCCTATGGCGTGGTGCACGGCGGGGTTTACTGCACCCTGATCGACACCGTGCTCGGCACTGCGGTGCGGGCGGCGGCCGGGTATGACGCGCGCCCGGCCACGCTGGATCTCAACGTCAGTTTCTTGCGTGCTGCCGGCCCCGGCCAGTTACGGGCCTGCGCACGCATCATCAAACCCGGCCGCCGCGTGATGGTCGGCCTGGGGGAGGTCTACGATGCCGACGGTCATCAAGTCGCGGTGGGGCGCGGCTCCTTCATGGTCGGCGCTGCACCGCCTGACTGA
- a CDS encoding long-chain-fatty-acid--CoA ligase, with protein sequence MYLTQGLHRAVQQCPERIATIEGDERWSYRQLAERVARLAAAMRRAGVEDGDRVALLSLNSNFCMEFFLAAWWAGAVAVPVNTRWAPVEMSFGINDVGASLLFVERTFLSAAPYLKQECPSLNGNIVVVGEGDSQGFTSYAQFIDGVAPIEDRLRSGDDLACIVFSGGTTGTPKGVMLSHMNMWSSQIAGRAENAPLPLVITLMAPPLFHTAALGKLVAQVMLGGTSVMMPAFDVGELIRLIQQENVNDVMWVPSMVQMLLDHPDAVGADFSCLKRITYGAAPMPLALLERAQKVFTEAEFIQAYGMTETAPVISMNNWENHLPAAWASGRIRSAGKATMATQVRIVDEHDQELPRGQVGEIIVRGPNVMLGYWGRPEETAETLRGGWMHTGDGGYMDDDGYIYVVDRIKDMIVSGGENVYSAEIENVLMRHPAVSQCAVIGIPCTKWGEAVHAVVVLHPGSEADEALLQQHCRDSLAGYKVPKSVEFLKELPYSGPGKVLKFVLRQKYWDQPQTAADQQQSV encoded by the coding sequence ATGTATCTGACTCAAGGATTGCACCGTGCGGTGCAGCAGTGCCCGGAGCGCATCGCCACCATCGAAGGTGACGAGCGCTGGAGTTACCGCCAGCTGGCCGAGCGGGTGGCACGTCTGGCTGCCGCCATGCGGCGCGCTGGCGTGGAAGATGGTGATCGGGTGGCGTTGTTGTCGCTGAACTCCAACTTCTGCATGGAGTTCTTCCTGGCCGCCTGGTGGGCTGGGGCCGTGGCGGTGCCGGTGAACACCCGCTGGGCGCCGGTGGAAATGAGCTTCGGCATCAACGACGTGGGCGCCTCGCTGCTGTTTGTCGAGCGCACTTTCCTGTCGGCGGCGCCGTACCTGAAACAAGAGTGCCCGAGCTTGAACGGCAACATCGTGGTGGTGGGCGAGGGCGACAGCCAAGGCTTTACCTCCTACGCGCAGTTCATTGACGGCGTGGCACCCATCGAAGATCGCTTGCGCAGTGGCGACGATCTCGCCTGCATCGTGTTCTCCGGCGGCACCACTGGCACACCCAAAGGGGTGATGCTGTCGCACATGAACATGTGGTCGTCGCAGATTGCCGGCCGCGCCGAAAACGCGCCGCTGCCGCTGGTGATCACGCTGATGGCGCCGCCGCTGTTCCACACCGCCGCGCTCGGCAAGCTGGTGGCGCAGGTGATGCTGGGTGGCACCTCGGTGATGATGCCGGCGTTTGATGTCGGCGAACTGATCCGCTTGATCCAGCAGGAAAACGTCAACGACGTGATGTGGGTGCCGAGCATGGTGCAGATGCTGCTCGACCATCCGGACGCAGTGGGCGCGGATTTCTCCTGCCTCAAACGCATCACCTACGGCGCGGCGCCGATGCCGCTGGCGCTGCTGGAACGGGCGCAGAAAGTGTTCACCGAAGCCGAGTTCATCCAAGCCTACGGCATGACCGAAACGGCGCCGGTGATCTCCATGAACAACTGGGAAAACCACCTGCCGGCCGCCTGGGCCTCCGGCCGCATCCGCTCCGCCGGCAAGGCCACCATGGCCACCCAGGTGCGCATCGTCGATGAACATGACCAAGAGCTGCCGCGCGGCCAAGTGGGCGAAATTATCGTGCGCGGCCCCAACGTGATGCTCGGCTACTGGGGCCGGCCGGAAGAAACCGCGGAAACCCTGCGCGGCGGCTGGATGCACACCGGCGACGGCGGCTACATGGATGACGATGGCTACATTTACGTGGTCGATCGCATCAAGGACATGATCGTGTCCGGTGGCGAGAACGTGTACTCGGCCGAGATCGAGAACGTGCTGATGCGCCACCCGGCGGTATCGCAATGCGCGGTGATCGGCATTCCCTGCACCAAATGGGGCGAAGCCGTGCATGCGGTGGTGGTCCTGCATCCCGGCAGTGAGGCCGATGAAGCGTTGCTGCAACAGCACTGCCGCGACAGTCTGGCCGGCTACAAGGTGCCGAAGTCGGTGGAATTCCTTAAAGAGCTGCCATATTCCGGCCCCGGCAAGGTGCTCAAGTTTGTGCTGCGGCAGAAATATTGGGATCAGCCGCAAACCGCTGCCGATCAACAGCAATCGGTCTGA
- a CDS encoding Bug family tripartite tricarboxylate transporter substrate binding protein has translation MKRYLATAATLLALGLGALAPASWADDNWPRKSVRLVVPFPAGGATDSLARVLAEFMHRELGKPVIVDNRAGAGGNIGAEVVARAPADGHMLMLTITNIVQTPQMLSRQPFDPIKDFTPIAQLVTTPLVMVVRAESGITTPAELVEYIRNDPSHASYGSYGAGSSGHLYGYAFAKQTGLDIPHVAYRGEAPSVSDLLGGQVTAVIMSGVGAAPHVRAGRMNALAMTGTYRMPALPDVPTFKELGYERMDNKGWFGLFGPAGMDPALQQRLSDLMLRALKDPEVMQRVENLSLVIDPVPASDFAKVVASDYSKWGTVIREAGIRLD, from the coding sequence ATGAAACGATACCTCGCCACGGCAGCAACGCTGCTGGCATTGGGCCTTGGGGCCTTGGCCCCAGCCAGCTGGGCTGACGACAACTGGCCGCGCAAATCAGTGCGCCTAGTGGTGCCGTTCCCCGCCGGGGGTGCCACCGATTCACTGGCCCGAGTGCTGGCTGAATTCATGCACCGCGAACTGGGCAAGCCGGTGATCGTCGACAACCGCGCTGGCGCCGGCGGCAACATTGGCGCTGAAGTGGTCGCCCGTGCTCCCGCCGATGGCCACATGCTGATGCTGACCATCACCAACATCGTGCAAACCCCGCAGATGCTGAGCCGTCAGCCGTTTGACCCGATCAAGGATTTCACCCCTATCGCGCAGTTGGTGACCACGCCACTGGTGATGGTGGTGCGCGCGGAAAGCGGCATCACCACCCCGGCAGAGTTGGTGGAATACATCCGCAATGATCCCAGCCACGCCAGCTACGGCAGCTATGGCGCCGGCTCCTCCGGGCACCTGTACGGCTATGCCTTTGCCAAACAGACCGGACTCGATATTCCCCATGTGGCCTACCGCGGCGAAGCGCCGTCGGTGTCGGACTTGCTCGGCGGCCAGGTGACGGCGGTGATCATGTCTGGCGTCGGTGCCGCACCCCACGTGCGTGCTGGCCGCATGAATGCGCTGGCGATGACCGGCACCTACCGCATGCCGGCGCTGCCAGACGTGCCCACTTTCAAAGAGCTGGGCTACGAACGCATGGATAACAAAGGCTGGTTTGGGCTATTCGGCCCGGCTGGCATGGACCCGGCGCTGCAACAACGGCTGTCGGACTTGATGCTGCGCGCCCTGAAAGATCCAGAGGTGATGCAGCGGGTGGAAAACCTGTCGCTGGTCATCGACCCGGTGCCGGCGAGTGACTTTGCAAAGGTGGTGGCCAGTGATTACAGCAAATGGGGCACCGTTATCCGTGAAGCTGGCATCCGTCTCGACTGA
- a CDS encoding Bug family tripartite tricarboxylate transporter substrate binding protein translates to MKSFSALLVMAAALLQVSTAGADYPTKTIRMVVPFAAGGTVDALARIVSEGLSRELGRPVIVENRAGAGGNIGAEAVMRARADGHTLLFGFTPMVQIPHMFEKPPFDAEQDFTAIAQLVTGVGLMVVNADSGIENIEQLVELVRSEPGKHSYGSFGIGSSAHLYGLALAEKNNLDMAHIAYRGESPSITDLLAGQVTAVIAGISGNTMPHIRAGKLVPVAVTGPRRSPVLPDVPTFKELGYVDIDTRGWIGILGPKGMDIAVRDRVAEAALKVVQEPDVRQRIDNIMMIMDPLGPEEFGAIISNDNRMWREIIKKANISVEG, encoded by the coding sequence ATGAAGAGCTTTTCGGCACTGCTGGTAATGGCCGCAGCGCTGCTTCAGGTCTCCACGGCGGGAGCTGATTACCCCACTAAGACCATCCGCATGGTGGTGCCGTTTGCCGCCGGTGGCACCGTCGATGCCTTGGCACGGATTGTCAGTGAAGGGCTGTCACGGGAGCTGGGGCGTCCGGTGATCGTTGAGAACCGCGCCGGCGCCGGCGGCAACATCGGCGCCGAAGCGGTGATGCGCGCCCGCGCCGACGGCCATACGCTGCTGTTCGGCTTCACGCCAATGGTGCAGATCCCGCATATGTTCGAAAAACCACCGTTTGACGCCGAGCAGGACTTCACCGCCATTGCCCAGCTGGTAACCGGCGTCGGCCTGATGGTGGTCAATGCCGACAGCGGCATCGAGAACATCGAGCAACTGGTTGAACTGGTGCGCAGTGAGCCAGGCAAACACAGCTACGGCAGCTTCGGCATCGGTTCTTCCGCCCACCTCTATGGCCTCGCGCTGGCCGAGAAGAACAACCTCGACATGGCGCACATTGCCTACCGCGGTGAATCACCGTCCATCACGGACCTACTGGCGGGCCAAGTGACGGCGGTGATTGCCGGCATCTCCGGCAACACTATGCCGCACATCCGGGCCGGCAAACTGGTGCCGGTGGCGGTGACTGGCCCGCGCCGTTCGCCGGTGCTGCCGGACGTGCCGACCTTCAAGGAGCTGGGTTATGTCGACATCGACACCCGAGGCTGGATCGGCATTCTCGGCCCCAAAGGCATGGATATCGCGGTGCGTGATCGGGTGGCCGAAGCCGCACTGAAAGTGGTGCAGGAGCCGGACGTTCGCCAGCGCATTGACAACATCATGATGATCATGGACCCGCTTGGTCCGGAAGAATTTGGCGCCATCATCAGCAACGACAACCGCATGTGGCGCGAGATCATCAAGAAAGCAAACATCAGCGTTGAAGGCTGA
- a CDS encoding acyl-CoA dehydrogenase family protein, with protein MIRDQEMMNAFLDTVSSFVREQLVPNEELVAETDEIPEHIVQAMRDMGLFGLTIPEQYGGLGLTMEEESRVMFELGKTSPAFRSIIGTTVGIGSQGILMDGTDEQKQRYLPQLATGEKMASFALTEPESGSDAASLRTTALRDGDHYVVNGTKRFITNAPHAGLFTLMARTDPAVKGAGGISSFIVDAGTPGISFGKRDKKMGQRGAHTCDVIFENCRVPAANLIGLKEGQGFKTAMKVLDKGRIHIAAICVGVAERMLQDALEYAVERQQFGQRIADFQLVQGMLADSKAELYASKCMVLDAAQRRDNGENISTEAACAKMYASEMCGRVADRAVQIFGGAGYMAEYGIERFYRDVRLFRIYEGTTQVQQMIIARNMVRALGA; from the coding sequence ATGATCCGTGACCAAGAAATGATGAATGCCTTCCTCGATACCGTGTCCAGTTTCGTGCGCGAACAGCTGGTACCGAACGAGGAATTGGTGGCTGAGACCGATGAAATCCCTGAGCACATCGTGCAGGCGATGCGCGACATGGGGCTGTTTGGGCTGACCATTCCGGAACAATACGGCGGTCTTGGGCTGACCATGGAAGAAGAAAGCCGGGTGATGTTCGAGCTGGGTAAAACCTCACCGGCGTTTCGTTCCATCATCGGCACTACCGTGGGTATCGGCTCCCAAGGCATCCTGATGGACGGCACCGACGAGCAGAAACAGCGCTATCTGCCGCAGTTGGCTACCGGTGAAAAAATGGCCTCGTTCGCGCTTACCGAGCCGGAATCCGGTTCCGACGCTGCCTCGCTGCGTACCACCGCCCTCCGCGATGGTGACCACTATGTGGTCAATGGCACCAAGCGTTTCATCACCAATGCGCCCCATGCCGGGCTGTTCACCTTGATGGCACGCACCGATCCGGCGGTGAAGGGCGCCGGCGGTATTTCCTCGTTCATCGTTGACGCCGGCACGCCGGGCATCTCGTTCGGCAAACGTGACAAGAAAATGGGCCAGCGCGGCGCTCATACCTGCGATGTGATTTTCGAAAATTGCCGAGTGCCGGCCGCCAACCTGATTGGTCTGAAAGAAGGCCAAGGTTTCAAGACCGCCATGAAGGTGCTCGACAAGGGCCGCATTCACATCGCCGCCATCTGTGTCGGCGTGGCCGAGCGCATGCTGCAGGATGCACTGGAGTACGCGGTGGAGCGCCAGCAGTTCGGCCAGCGCATCGCTGACTTCCAGCTAGTGCAGGGCATGTTGGCCGACAGCAAGGCCGAGCTGTACGCCTCCAAGTGCATGGTGCTCGACGCCGCGCAACGACGTGACAACGGCGAGAATATTTCCACTGAAGCGGCCTGCGCCAAGATGTACGCCTCGGAAATGTGCGGCCGCGTGGCAGACCGCGCGGTGCAGATCTTCGGCGGCGCCGGTTACATGGCCGAATACGGCATTGAGCGTTTCTACCGAGACGTACGTTTGTTCCGCATCTACGAAGGCACCACCCAGGTGCAGCAGATGATCATTGCTCGCAACATGGTGCGCGCCCTGGGCGCCTGA
- a CDS encoding thiolase gives MTDLNSLRGQVAIAGAATFGCGVVPGYTDMELLVGAAQRAVADAGLTMQDIDGLCTASVTATMWPMVVVEHLGIRPTFIDGTMLGGSSFIAHLLPAMQALMSGQCNAVLVCYGSAQRSATFNRRDIVASRKLLDPQPYEHPYEPMLPPSAYALAANRHMHEFGTERRQLAEVAVAARQWAQRNPTAFERGPLSIDDVLNARMVSDPLTVRDCCLVTDGGGAYVLVRGDRARDLRQPPVYVLGNATACWNRQISSMADLTVTAAQESGARAFAMAGLTPADVDVVELYDAFTINTLLFLEDLGFCAKGEGGAFVEGGAIAPGGRLPVNTNGGGLSWGHPGMYGIFALIEAVEQLRGQCGERQVSGAQVALAHGNGGTLSSQSTAILGTAATL, from the coding sequence ATGACTGATCTCAATTCCCTACGCGGCCAGGTGGCGATTGCCGGCGCCGCGACCTTCGGCTGCGGCGTAGTGCCGGGCTATACCGACATGGAACTGCTGGTGGGCGCCGCCCAGCGTGCAGTGGCCGATGCCGGTCTGACCATGCAAGACATCGACGGTCTGTGCACCGCCAGCGTCACCGCCACGATGTGGCCGATGGTGGTGGTGGAGCACCTTGGCATCCGCCCGACCTTCATCGACGGCACCATGCTCGGCGGCTCCAGCTTCATTGCCCATTTGCTGCCGGCGATGCAGGCGCTGATGTCGGGCCAGTGCAACGCGGTGCTGGTGTGCTACGGCAGCGCTCAGCGCTCCGCCACCTTTAACCGGCGCGACATCGTGGCCAGCCGCAAGCTGCTGGATCCGCAGCCCTACGAACATCCTTACGAGCCGATGCTGCCGCCCAGCGCCTACGCGCTGGCGGCCAATCGTCACATGCATGAGTTCGGCACCGAGCGCCGTCAGTTGGCGGAAGTGGCGGTGGCGGCGCGCCAATGGGCGCAGCGCAACCCGACTGCATTCGAGCGCGGTCCGCTGTCGATCGACGACGTGCTCAATGCGCGCATGGTGTCCGACCCGCTGACGGTGCGTGACTGCTGCCTGGTCACCGATGGTGGCGGTGCCTATGTGCTGGTACGCGGTGACCGTGCCCGCGATCTGCGCCAGCCGCCGGTGTACGTGCTCGGTAACGCCACCGCCTGCTGGAACCGGCAGATTTCCTCGATGGCCGACCTCACCGTCACCGCCGCCCAAGAATCCGGCGCGCGCGCGTTCGCCATGGCCGGGCTGACGCCGGCGGACGTGGATGTGGTGGAGCTGTACGACGCCTTCACCATCAACACCTTGCTGTTCCTCGAAGACCTCGGTTTCTGCGCCAAAGGCGAGGGCGGTGCCTTTGTCGAGGGCGGCGCTATTGCGCCCGGCGGGCGCTTGCCGGTGAACACCAACGGCGGCGGCCTGTCCTGGGGCCACCCCGGCATGTACGGCATTTTTGCCTTGATCGAAGCGGTGGAACAGCTGCGCGGCCAGTGCGGCGAGCGTCAAGTGAGCGGTGCCCAGGTGGCGCTGGCACACGGCAACGGCGGCACGCTGTCGAGCCAGTCCACCGCCATTCTTGGCACCGCTGCCACCCTGTAA
- a CDS encoding Zn-ribbon domain-containing OB-fold protein, with translation MSEMQSGVQQAWQARLDAGEFVIQRCGGCQQHVFYPRGLCPHCGADQLAFVTPAGSGTVYATTVVRRKAELGGDYNVVLVDLDEGVRLMSRVEGVAPDAVAIGLRVQARVAREQDRGLLLFDPL, from the coding sequence ATGAGCGAAATGCAAAGCGGCGTGCAGCAGGCGTGGCAAGCGCGTCTGGACGCCGGTGAATTCGTCATCCAGCGCTGCGGCGGCTGCCAGCAGCATGTGTTCTACCCGCGTGGGCTGTGCCCGCACTGCGGCGCTGATCAACTGGCGTTCGTGACGCCGGCCGGCAGCGGCACCGTGTATGCCACCACAGTGGTGCGCCGCAAGGCGGAGCTGGGCGGTGACTACAACGTGGTGTTGGTGGATCTGGACGAAGGCGTGCGGCTGATGAGCCGAGTGGAAGGTGTGGCGCCGGACGCAGTCGCCATCGGCCTGCGAGTGCAGGCGCGGGTGGCGCGCGAGCAAGATCGCGGCCTGTTGTTGTTCGATCCCCTGTGA
- a CDS encoding SDR family NAD(P)-dependent oxidoreductase, whose product MTAMLEGKVVVVTGAGGGIGREIALLAARQGARVVVNDIGASLSGEGLDAGPAQAVVNEIRGFGGEAVANTDSVSEAASAQRIVGAAMDHFGRIDGVVNNAGILRDRIFHKMSEPEWDAVIKVHLYGAYYISRAAATHMKEQGSGAFVHMTSTSGLIGNFGQANYSAAKLGIAALSKSIALDMQRFNVRSNCIAPFAWSRMTGSVPADTPEEKARLARFQQMTPDKVAPLAVTLLGDQADTSGQIFAVRNNEIVLMSQPRPVRSVHQSDGWTPERVLEHALPALRASYHPLDRSGDVFCWDPV is encoded by the coding sequence ATGACTGCAATGCTGGAAGGAAAAGTAGTAGTGGTGACCGGTGCCGGCGGCGGCATCGGCCGAGAAATTGCGCTGCTGGCGGCGCGTCAGGGCGCGCGCGTGGTGGTCAATGACATCGGCGCTTCGCTCAGCGGCGAAGGGCTGGATGCCGGGCCAGCGCAGGCGGTGGTCAACGAAATTCGCGGCTTCGGTGGCGAGGCGGTGGCCAACACCGACAGCGTGTCGGAAGCGGCCAGCGCCCAGCGTATTGTCGGCGCCGCCATGGACCACTTTGGCCGCATCGACGGCGTGGTGAACAACGCCGGCATTCTGCGCGATCGCATCTTCCACAAAATGTCGGAGCCGGAGTGGGATGCAGTGATCAAGGTGCACCTGTACGGCGCCTACTACATCAGCCGCGCGGCCGCCACGCACATGAAAGAGCAGGGCAGCGGCGCCTTTGTGCACATGACCAGCACCTCCGGCCTGATCGGCAACTTCGGTCAAGCCAACTATTCGGCGGCCAAGCTGGGTATTGCCGCGCTGTCGAAATCCATCGCGCTGGACATGCAGCGTTTTAACGTGCGTTCCAACTGCATCGCGCCATTCGCCTGGAGCCGCATGACCGGCTCGGTGCCGGCGGACACCCCGGAAGAAAAAGCACGGTTGGCGCGGTTCCAGCAAATGACCCCGGACAAAGTCGCACCGCTGGCGGTGACGCTGCTGGGCGACCAGGCCGACACCAGTGGCCAGATCTTTGCGGTGCGCAACAACGAAATCGTGCTGATGAGCCAGCCGCGGCCGGTGCGCAGCGTGCACCAGAGCGACGGCTGGACCCCGGAGCGGGTGCTGGAGCATGCGCTGCCGGCGCTGCGCGCGTCCTACCACCCGCTGGATCGGTCCGGCGACGTGTTCTGCTGGGACCCGGTGTAA
- a CDS encoding enoyl-CoA hydratase/isomerase family protein yields the protein MDPVLLDLHDGVARVTFNRPQRRNALNLAMRERMAEVVQELRRNDDIRAVVLTGAGGAFCSGGDLEGILGAELDNDGWRTRMRGLHHWLKDLMTLEKPVIAAVDGAAYGAGFSLALVADVILATPRARFSMSFLKVGAVPDLAALYSLPRAVGPRLARELMLSTQELDAERAHALGIVSEVVASEQLLARAQQIAHSFTGASALAVGLVKTLTARAINSDLDSMLDAEAAAQALVFGCDYHRQAIDRFLTKQPPLFVWPQASEQDA from the coding sequence ATGGACCCGGTATTGCTTGATCTGCACGACGGCGTGGCCCGCGTGACCTTCAACCGGCCGCAGCGCCGCAACGCGCTCAACTTGGCGATGCGCGAGCGCATGGCCGAGGTGGTGCAGGAGCTGCGCCGTAATGATGACATCCGCGCGGTGGTGCTGACCGGCGCCGGCGGGGCGTTCTGCTCCGGTGGCGATCTGGAAGGCATCCTCGGTGCCGAACTGGACAACGACGGCTGGCGCACTCGTATGCGCGGCCTGCACCACTGGCTGAAAGACCTGATGACGCTGGAAAAGCCGGTCATCGCCGCGGTCGACGGCGCCGCCTATGGTGCCGGTTTCAGCCTCGCGTTGGTGGCCGATGTGATCCTCGCCACGCCGCGGGCGCGGTTTTCGATGTCGTTCCTGAAAGTGGGCGCGGTGCCGGACCTGGCGGCGCTCTACAGCCTGCCGCGTGCGGTGGGCCCGCGCTTGGCGCGCGAGTTGATGCTGTCCACCCAAGAGCTGGACGCCGAACGTGCCCACGCCTTGGGCATCGTCAGTGAAGTGGTGGCTAGCGAGCAGTTGCTGGCGCGTGCGCAGCAGATTGCTCACAGCTTCACCGGCGCTTCAGCGCTGGCAGTGGGATTGGTGAAGACGCTCACCGCGCGCGCCATCAACAGTGACTTGGACAGCATGCTCGACGCCGAAGCCGCCGCCCAAGCGCTGGTGTTTGGCTGCGATTACCACCGCCAGGCCATCGACCGATTCCTCACCAAACAGCCGCCGCTGTTTGTGTGGCCCCAAGCTTCTGAACAGGACGCATGA
- a CDS encoding SDR family oxidoreductase, with translation MELDFSQRNVFIAGGSSGINLGIAHAFAARGARVALLSRSAEKLGVAATELARYGGEVLALPADVRDVDSVRAALAEAHRHWGPIDVLVSGAAGNFLAPATGMSENGFRTVIEIDLMGTFHVLRNAYGFLRKPGASVINISASQAFNPTLFQAHVCAAKAGVDMLTQVLAMEWGPEGIRVNSIVPGPIADTEGMRRLAPEPEALAAVVDQVPLRRLGTVEDVGHMALVLSSPLASYVTGTVVKVDGGNALRGSRDYREAVQSPVSLAKES, from the coding sequence ATGGAACTGGACTTCAGCCAACGCAACGTCTTCATCGCCGGCGGTAGTAGCGGCATCAATCTCGGCATTGCCCATGCGTTTGCGGCCCGTGGCGCGCGCGTGGCGCTGCTCAGCCGCTCGGCGGAAAAGCTCGGTGTGGCGGCCACTGAACTGGCCCGCTATGGCGGAGAGGTGCTGGCACTGCCGGCGGATGTGCGCGATGTGGACAGCGTGCGCGCGGCGTTGGCCGAAGCCCACCGCCACTGGGGCCCGATCGACGTGCTGGTGTCCGGCGCGGCGGGAAATTTCCTCGCGCCGGCCACCGGCATGTCAGAAAACGGTTTTCGCACCGTGATCGAAATCGACCTGATGGGCACCTTCCATGTGCTGCGCAACGCCTATGGCTTCCTGCGCAAGCCGGGCGCCTCGGTGATCAATATTTCCGCCTCTCAAGCGTTCAACCCGACGCTGTTCCAAGCCCATGTGTGCGCCGCCAAGGCCGGTGTCGACATGCTTACCCAGGTGCTGGCGATGGAGTGGGGGCCGGAAGGCATCCGCGTCAACTCCATCGTGCCTGGCCCGATCGCTGACACCGAAGGCATGCGCCGACTGGCGCCGGAGCCGGAGGCGTTGGCGGCGGTGGTCGATCAGGTGCCGCTGCGACGTCTCGGCACCGTGGAAGACGTCGGCCACATGGCGCTGGTGCTGTCGTCGCCGTTGGCGTCCTACGTCACCGGCACGGTGGTGAAAGTGGATGGCGGCAACGCTCTGCGTGGCAGCCGCGACTACCGCGAGGCGGTGCAATCCCCTGTATCTCTGGCCAAGGAGTCCTGA